TGGAGCATAGGATGATATGATTGGGACTATCTTTCAATCAATAATGAGGAGTTGGTTGGTTGAGGGTTAGGATACCAACACACTGAAGCAAGGGATGTTTATTTCATAAATTGAATCTAAAGAATTGTTGACTAAGCAATGCCTATATAACTTTTAGGTTTTGACATGGTCGTGTGCACTATGACTTTCTACAAGACTCAGTTGGATTCAACTTTAATCATCGAATGTATGGAGCACGGCATGACTCAGTCCCTATTGTCAACTCGATGGGTCTTAAAGCTTTAAATCTTATGCAAAATTTTCAATGCATTTGTAACTCTCCAGTCTTACCTTGAGAAGATGTTTATTTATGTGTGTTAAGTCTcatattaatttcttattagATGAGACCAATtgttataagtgattttaagaaTGAGGAGTTCGTTGGTTGAGGGTTAGGATACCAACACATTGAAGCAAGGGATGTTTATTTCATAAATTGAATCTAAAGAATTGTTGACTAAGCAATGCCAATATACCTTTTAGGTTTTGACATAGTCATGTGCACCATGACTTTCTACAAGACTCAGCTGGATTCAACTTTAATCATTGAATGTATGGAGCACGGTATGACTAAGTCCCTATCATCAACTCGACGGGTCTTAAAGCTTTAAATCTTATGCAAAATTTTTGATGCACTTGTAACTCTCCAGTCTTACCCTGAGAAGAcgtttatttatgtgctttaAGTCTCATATGGATTTCTTACTAGATGAGACCGAGtgttataagtgattttaagaaGCTCAAATTGTTACTTAACTAATTATTTTAGAATGATAGTATAGAGATGCTAACCGCTTCGTAGGCCGTTACGACACCATAAAAGAGAAATCATGTTAACATCAAAAGTAAGGATAAATAAAACCCATTGATAAAGTTTATATATTACAATCCATTTCCTATAGAtgattttgaagaaatatttataataattgatatattatagTTTTGAGTTATCGCATAATGACTCTAAGTAGAGAAGGGATGGCCTTGCGGTCGCAACCATTCCTCTCCTCCACTAAAGGTAGCCACACAATAGGGATGAATGTAGAGATTAGTATGAATAGGGGTTAATGGccaaaaattttagtgggtAGGGGCCAataggcaattttttttttttttttttttttttcttatgttgtGGGGGAGGGGGGCATGGCCTATACCGGCCCTTATTCTTCCATTCCTGcacacaacttttttttttttttttttttttaataaataaggcTTTACATAGTGTTCTCAAAATAATCAAACACATTCTCAAATCTAAActcgtcaaaacattttttttttttttttaataaataaggcTTTACATAGTGTTCTCAAAATAATCAAACACATTCTCAAATCTAAActcgtcaaaacatttttttttttcaaacaaaaaacataaaaaaaattaaccaaataCGTTAACAAATCTAACCATTTGGTTGTCCAAAAATCAAATGCATACCATATTACTAAAAAAACAGTTTAAGACAAATATGCATGTGGGCTTCAACCCTATACtaagattaagaaaaatatatggctttgtttgttaatgtgttttaagggtttttttttttaattttttggtttgaaaaaatattctgATGTCACGGGAAGGAAGGCAAAAcctattttttgtaattttaagagcATTTTGTgtttcgggtttttttttttattaatatttaaaaaacaaaaaacacaattttaacaaatagCAAAATATTTGAGGACATCAAAAATTAATGTACCCAATCTGTTGGGATTAGGAGACTACATAAAACTTTCTCAACTCCCTCAATCCCACTTCACTTGCCTAGTCAACCCAAAAGACCCAATCCACAGGCAACAGACACAGTGGAACCCACACCCATCTGCAATATGTGATGCCATTGGGTCCATTTTGCATCCCCATGATCACTAGTCTCACATCAACACATGAACATTTTCAAATGGGGACATAGaaggaattttataaaaaaaaccttAGGTCTTGCCCTTGTTGACATTTACCAAACACAATTTGAAACTCTGTTTTGCAATTTCCCATGTTTgctttcctctttcatttttcaCCATCGAAGTGCAAAAATAAGCTAAGCCAAGGCTGCACAGAAGAGCTTTGCTATAATTTTGAGAGGcattctccaatttttctattcttagttttgttttttctttttttgtacctctctctctctctctctctctctctctctctctctagcttgAATTAGGGTTTATGAGTTGGAAAAGATCACTTTTTTCAGCTTAGATTTTCTTGGGGAAactcggatttttttttttctcgtttttCTCGCACTTTCTTGGATCTCTTCAACCATGTCGTCAATGTAAGTGATTCCCTCTTCGCTATCTCTTCAATTACTTAGCGGCCCACTCTCTGTTCTTCAATCCCAAATGTTCTAACTTTGATTCTGCTTTGCAATTTTGAATTCTTAAGCTTCACATGCACAGACCCATTTAGGTATTAGTTTCTGATTAGGgttttgcttctttcttttcttctggttGCCCATTTTCAAATTCCTGTGTTTTATATTCATTAATTATGAGAAATGCCTATGTTTTGAGCTATTTCTAGGTATAAAGTTTGGCTATTGTTTAGGAAATTTGGGATTGaggttagggttttagggttttgtagataTGATCAAACAGATATTGGGTAAACTACCTCGAAAACCCTCAAAATCATCGCATAATGACTCGAACAATGACGGAGGGGTCAATGCCCTTTCTTCGTTGAACTCTTTTTCTGTTAATAGCTCGAAACCCACTCCAGCTTCTTCGAAATCTTCAAATAATGGGAGTCTTGCCTCTCACTCTACACCTGTAAACAAATCGAATCAAGGGAAAAAATCAGCAACCGTTGCGGCCCAAGTGGGTCCTGTGTTGGCTTCTTCGGTGGTATATGAGGCTTTGCCGAGTTTTCGAGATGTTTCGAGCTCGGAAAAGCAGAACCTCTTTATCAGGAAACTGAATATGTGTGCTGTTCTCTTCGATTTCAATGATTCTGCAAAGAATCTTAAAGAGAAGGATGTCAAGCGGCAAACTTTGGTGGAGCTCGTTGATTATGCTTCAGCGGTAACTTCGAAGTTCAATGAGGTGGCAATGCAGGCGATCACGAAGATGGTGGCAGCCAATTTGTTTCGAACACTCCCATCTCCAAATCATGATGGTAAAGTTCCAGAAATGTATGACCCAGAAGAGGAGGAACCGACCATGGATCCTGCTTGGCCTCATCTTCAGATAGTGtatgaatttttattaagaTTTGTAGGTTCACCGGAGACAGATGCCAAACTTGCTAAAAGATATATCGACCATTCGTTTGTGTTGAGATTGCTTGAGTTGTTTGATTCTGAGGaccagagagagagggattacTTAAAAACGATTCTCCACCGCATTTATGGGAAGTTCATGGTGCATCGACCATTCATTAGGAAAGCTATCAACAATATCTTCTATCGTTTCATTTTTGAGACAGAAAAGCACAATGGGATCGCAGAATTGCTTGAAATATTGGGCAGTATAATTAATGGATTTGCTTTGCCTTTGAAGGAAGAGCACAAGCTGTTCCTTATCCGCGCTTTGATTCCCCTTCATAAGCCAAAGTGTGTATCTTTGTACCATCAGCAACTTTCATATTGCATTACTCAGTTTGTGGAGAAAGATGCCAAGCTTGCTGATACTGTGATTCGTGGTCTTTTAAAGTATTGGCCCATAACTAATAGTTCAAAGGAGGTTATGTTCCTTGGTGAATTGGAGGAGGTTCTTGAAGCCACACAGGGAGCAGAGTTCCAGCGCTGCATGGTCCCGCTATTCCGTCAAATTGGTCGCTGCCTCAACAGCTCACATTTTCAGGTGCTGGTTTTAGGATCTTTCTAGATTTCTCTATCTCTAGCATACAGATCATCAGCGTTGGCATCCCTTTTCATTCATCCTTTCTGccctttattttgttttataatttaaatttctcttatattgGGTCCTTATTCTTCATGGAAATTTAATTGCTGTCGCAATAAGACTGGGATTCTGAATTGTGGTTTTGGCTTTTTCACTTTCATACCAGTTGGTTTTGTCAGTTGTATGTGTTAAAGCTTGAGTCtttgatgttttattttgaattttccttttatgAATCTGTGGATATTCAATATCTTGGATGTGGGATAAAGTTtttgtttatggtttttttgAGAATCTCCTCATTTTATGGATaatgaggagattcttttggcGTGGAATGTATGTATTAAGATGGTCAAAAGTCTTCAGATAATTTTTAATGTATGTGAAGATTTAAAATGCAACATCTATTAAATATGGTAAGAATTGAAGTCCTTTTAATCTAGTATAACATGATCTCTGAATGTAAGAATTTCATCACAGATTCCCAGTACCTATCTACATTTGCATTAAACTTTATTCTGTAAAGGAGTCCCCCTTTCCCTCCATGCCTTTGACGATGTGAggataattattttcatatatatacttGGCCATTTCCCGTCAAGTTTGAGTGTGCTTGAAATACTATGGCTGTGTTCTAAATTCTTGAAAATGTCTTCttcttacattttcttttgagaaATAGTTTCTGTAGCATTTACATCTTTTTTGCAAGGGCACTCACAGTCatttctactttttttaaaCCGTGGCACTGATTTTGTTGGGTAAATGGCATTGCTGGTATGTCCTAGAAACGGCACATCTCCGGATAgaaggtttttgttttgagaaggcCTCTCTCTACTATAGATGCATCGGTGATGCTTTGCTTGAACCCAATCCCCCTGCTCCGGGTGctaatattttcttattgtGATACAACCCATATAACCCAAAGATTTTGTGTGGAATTTCAGTTTTGTATATTATTTGGAACAAAAATGGAAAGGCTGGCCTTCCGTAATGAGGACTTGTGTGTATATAGCAAGTGCAAATTGTGTTTTATGCCATGAATGGTACTTTCCATTTAAACTCTTTCTTATAGCTGCAATATTCAGTCTATATTGTGCCAATGAGCTCTAGCTCAAATAATGTTTCCTCTCATAGAATTAATTGAGGGTGAGGTCATGGATTCAAGACCAAAGGGTAGATGTCTAACTTACCAActagaaagtaaaaaaaaaattattcaaccACCATTAGGTCATAGAAGGTTTTGAGGTGGGGTCTGTTTGttaattaatgctttttagagggtgtttttttggtttttgtttgaaaaagtgttataatatgacataaaggtgaaaataattctgagtgttttgtatttttggttgtttgttaatgtttttatgttgaaaacaaaaaacaaaagggagaaTAAAAAGCGTTAACAACAAGGTCAATTGGTGGCTGATTGATGTTAGAAAGAGTGGCCAATATATTATGGCAAtgaaatgtatttttttcattttctgcagTGAGAATGATGGATGTTTTAAGGACAGAGAGAGGACGCGGGGGAAATTTTATCTTTGTTCTATGAAACTTTGTATGTATGGACGGCGGCATATATGTCTCATTGGTCGATTTAGTTATAGTGACTTCTATGTTTGTTTTGCCCGTGTTAGTTAAGTagttccttttgtatacttcctatgtatttagggcaccttacgctttttaatgagattggtttattacttgtctaaaaaaaaaaaaaaaaattaaattgaaaataagtagAAAGGAAAGCTATTTAATTTGCAGAAATCACATGCATTTGCCCGCTACTCTACAGATTAATCCCAATTAGAAATTTGTACTTGATCCCTAAATTGACGATCATTATTTTTTGGAGCTTCACTTTTTTGTACTTACTGTAATTGCTTCGCTTGTTCCCCTTTTTGGTGGTTGATTTAATTCTACAAAAGATAAAAGACCCCCTCAAACAGTGTGTATGTCAAACATCATTAAGATATTACTGGATAGATGTTTTAACTGGTTTTCTCTGGCAGGTTGCTGAACGTGCATTGTTTTTGTGGAACAACGATCACATAAGAAATTTAATCACACAGAACCGTAATGTGATTCTGCCTATAATTTTGCCAGCTTTGGAGAGAAATACACGGAGTCACTGGAACCAAGCTGTTCAGAGTTTGACATTGAATGTGAGGAAAATATTCTCGGATGAAGATCAAGCACTCTTTGATGAGTGCTTGGTCAAATTCCAAGAAAATGAAGTCAAGGAGAGGGAGTCGCAGGAGAAGCGGGAATCAACCTGGAAGCGATTGGAAGATGTTGCAGCCTCTAAGTTTATAAGCAGTGAGGCCGTGCTTGTCTCAAGATCTATCTCTTCTACTGCCGTTGCTACTAGCCCAAAGCCCCGGGCTACTGCAGGTAGTTGAGCCACAGGACATGCATGTTGCTAGAGTTCATCTTTCTCAGCTATAGTTGAACAAAGCGAGTGGGCGGAACTCAGTTGGCGCAATCTAGGGTTTTTTGGCATCGCTTCCCTTGCGTTTCTTATTAAAGTATAACTGCTGAGAAGGAAAAGTGAAAGTTGGGTTTTGATGATATTCTGGTTGGTCTTTTTGGGTTCTTGGCTCATTCCTTCTATCCTCTTCAGCATGGAGGTGTTTGTGTATCATAAGGGATTTGGTCAATTGACGTAGTTGTTCGGATTCCTACCTGATTAATATTTTACTGTGCTATGATGCAAAACATGGTTCTTTTTGTGCTATAAGCCTGTGTATTTTGTAGTCTGAGTTCTGTTTATGTCAAACGTATATATCATCGTTCTTTCGAAAATTTTAATGTACTGTGTCCTATGGTTGGCGGAAAAATTGTCATGGTGGATTGGTTTTAATACAAATTGCATGACCTAGTTGTTGTTATGTCTGTGCCTTCTGTGGATCTCAGAGACTGCCGTAATGTATCCagatgctactcttcacacttgTTTTACACTAGCTAATGTGACTTGTTTTAAGTAGTTTTTTCATGCCAGTTACTTAAAACACGCTACATCAATCAGTATAAAATGAATGTAAAGAGTAGCAttaaaaataacttatttttaatagaaGGAATTGTTCCTGGATGGAGCTCTGTTTTGGAGGATGTTTGTATATACCTTCTGCCAGACTACTTTCAGAAGTGCTGCCATTATCAACTTATTACTAGGTTGAAGCTTTTAATGGTTGGGCGTGACTCAGTAATTACTATCCCTTCCATCACCACCTCCTGCGCTGCCTTTATTCCTACTTGCAGAATTTCACTCCTTTCATAGTATTAGATACCATTTTTTGCATGAAAACCAAATGTAAATTCACCAAACTCTTGTATTGCTGATTCCAACTTAATGCACTGCAACTCGTAAGTTGTGTCATTGTATCATGCAGGGCAATTGGTTTTCATAAGTAACTATTCTTTTAAGGGcttctaatttttaacatgCTTTGCAAATTTGATATGTAATTAGTAGATTAAGGTTGGTGaatttaacccgtttaattaaatgagttgggtTATGGTAtctatattttatattcatgtatCGACATGATCCGAACCCTACACACAACGTGACAGtaagattgacaatttttgatacaaCCTATGAACTATCCATgaactcaactcaaaattaaCGAATTAAGGTTGATgggtctaacccatttaattaaatgagtcatatTAGAATTGACCTATATAACTTTATATCCCTGTTTTGATACGATCCAAACCCGACATGTGTATACAAATTATCATTCCTACTCGTTCATTGCGATCATGTAGGCAATTGGTTTCCATAAGTAACTAGTTTTTTGATGGGAAGTCATTTGATACATTCAGTACCACACAATAAACTGGTCTCAAACCAACTTTTTGATCCAATATACATTAATTCAACTAAAACGGTTAAAATAGACAAGACGATACCTAGCAAGGGAAAGACTATTAATCCATATGTCTTGACATGATGGACCCTTAATCATCGCCATATGCTCTGAAAGAGTAACGCTCTTGGTATGGACCATTGAACCAGAGGTCTGCCTCAAACCACTTTGGGTAACGAACAAGGTCTCCGGCAACAAATTGCATGAACTTCTTGCTCCCTTCAGGAACTACTCTCACCTCCCCTTCCTCAATGTAAACCAATTGGTCCACCTGCCAGTCCCAGGGCAACTTGCACTTGCTGGTCTTCCACATTGACCATCTTGAAACCCCGAGCTCCACCAGCCGCTGCTGTGACACTTTCCGTTCCACCCTCACATTGTACAATTCCTCAAGAGGTTTCTCTACTCGCATTGCCTTTATACCCTGACATCGCCCAATATCTCTGCTCAACTTTCTACAATCTCTGCTGATGCTGTTGACAGAGAAGCAACTGAAGCTTGAGGGCATGGTCAGGCTTGCCATGCCTATGCTGCCCTGCTCAAGATGGCCAAGTTGCGAGAGAGCAAAATATTAGAGGAATTTCAGAGCAGTTAATAACATTGTGATTTAtactcaaccaaaaaaaaaaaaataagaaacattGTGCTTTATATTACTACACAAAAAATGACTATTGGCATCTGTATTCCCTTCTGGTGCCAACTGCCAAGACAGTAAGAATGAATCATAAGCTATCACTTGAGCATGATGATACAATACAACACAATTCCATgtaaagaaatgttatttagtagattgctATACGACTAAGATgatgtggcagtgaaaatcTGCATTTCGATAAGGTCATGTCATCGCAGTTATATGGTAgtcgtataacaatctactaaatagcacCACTCTTCCAAATATATCCCCTGCTAGGCATAACTTCACTCTGATAATAATATCATTGATTATACACTTCTCCTTTCTAGTTTATCTGCACATTTCATATCTTACTCCACTGAACTTAAATTATAGGCACATGTTATGTTTCTCTCATGTCATTTATTAGCATATGCTCTATGCATTCCAACTACGGATTGTTCATTGCATCTTAAAATGCATAAAATATAAGCACAGATGGTGATTGATGACGGAAAAGTCACGAGGAACATCCTCAACCTCAATTGATTCACATCTTCAAAGACTTGAATACGcatataaaattaaatctacCTCTGGCTTATGCCTATATCCAAAAGTTAGTATTGCCATTGATGTAACTTAAGATGAAAAAATGGCGCATTGATTGACAATACCTTATAGAgaagctttttgctttttaacaaaaaagcaaaaagcattAACAAGCAACTCCAAACACAAAACACCTTTATGCTAcaacaaaacactttttcaacaaaaagaaaaaaaaaaaaaaaacccttctaaaaagttttatcaaTTGAACCTGATATCTCCAAGCGCAGTTGTCCTCATAAATTTTCTTAAACAGTATTAATCTAAAACTACTCAAGCATTCTACATGATTACTAGAGGGTTCATATTTTAAGAAGACCCTCACAGTCCATTACTATTTACTTctgatttcaaatttcaacCATTAGAAAGAGTCAGCAAGGTcggcaaaaaaacaaaagaaaaaaagatatggACTTGAATTCAAGAATTAACAAACTCCCTTTGGCTGCtaagaaaatgtagaaaatggGTGGAATCAAAACTAGGTTTTCTCACTATGTGAgacacaagaaaacaaaaaccacTACACAACACAAGAAAGCCTAAAAGAACCATTTTGAGGGGTTCAGATTTTCCAATTTTcagaacccaacacaaaatgctaagaaaaaaaaaaaaagattcagaCTTTGATTTAATGTCCTTTCTCTTCTCCGGTTCTCCCCCATTTTCCCAGTAACCAAGCAGAAAGTCGAAGAAAACACAAACAGAACAAACACCATATTGGTAACAAAGACGAtcataaaacaaaacacaacaaaacaaagagtAAGAAAATCGTGGGTGTGTTTTACCTGTTGAATATAATAGTCTGCAGATTCCAAGACCAAGAGCGAGACACTGAGGAGTGAGGAGCGATGACTAAAACCCTGAATCCAAGGTTTTATCCAATTGTTCAAGTGAACTCTTGTTACGTCACCTGTCGGTGACCTTTCTACTTCTCACCCGCATGTAGCCTTGGACTGGGAACCGATCGTCTCGGTTACCTTATCTATTTTCACCGTAACTGAAGAAATCTTAGAGTTTATtcttctgtcttttttttttttttttagtgtaaagATGATggcattaaatttgtgatttaTTATCGTTAAATTTTGatcatataataattttaaaaattacttcatttatagagggagagggagaaaaaAGACGCTTCTAGAATTACTTCCGAAAAAATGGGAAGAGACAGACAGTTTTGGCCGTTAACGTGTCGCGTTATGGTACGCATGCATCTTGAGCTTCAAGCCTTCAAACGATAAAATGAGAGGAAATGAGGGAAAAGAGAGGAATTTGCTTTGGCTTAATAATTTAGAACTCATGGTGTTGCTTCAGCTTCGACCCACTAATGGGTTCTCCCAGTACCCACTGGTGAGTCCATTAGTCCAAAGACGAGGCAATAGAGCTTCAAGAAACCTAAGCGTTATGGCACAGTCTATTCCCTCCAGAACCCAGGTACCCTTTTCTCAAAAATTCTCAGATATACAATTTAATTTTAGTGAAAAATGCAAACTCAGTCCAGTAGGTGGTGGTCGGACCACCACAAATTGGGTAGAGGAGGTAGCTGAATGATCCCAAGGATTTGCGGTGGTTCCGGGTTCGGCAACGGTTTCAGTCAAAATTTCAAAGGGTAGTTCGATATGGGGAGTTAGTTTTAAACCATAGGATGCTTATTGTAAATTGGTGCAACCACATTAACTGATTTTACATTTCTTCCTTAATTCTATGCCAATGTAATATGCGagtgtttgtgttttatttgtgtaGAAAATAATGGAGAGTATTGCAGTTAGTGGTGAAGTTGGTGGTGCTGGTGGGGCATACTCATATAATGCCTTAAAGAGGTTGGACCAGCTTTGGTCTAGTATTTGCTCTGCTCAGACAGGTGGAGTTATTTCATACATCACAGATTTTCTCCCCTGGTTTATACTGTGAATTCCTATAAATGTGCAGTCAATTCTTTGAATCTTAGGTAACTTTCACATATGAATTTTGCAGTTGTGCCAGAACCCCAGCAAATAGTTACGAGTACTCGTGGTATGTTTAGCCATTCTGGCGCGGATGGCAAAGCAGTAGATACATTTGATGTGTTAGTTTGTGGAGGTACTTTGGGAATCTTTATTGCCACAGCCTTGAGTTTTAAAGGTCTTCGAGTAGGAGTGGTGGAGAGAAATATCCTAAAGGGGGTATGTATTGTACTGTGGATTAATTGTAACGATAATTTTCGACATAGAGAATTGCTCTTAGATGATCAGTTGTTGTGAGAGTGGTAATCAATGTTTTGATGTTCATTCAGAGGGAACAAGAATGGAATATCTCGAGAAAAGAGCTCCTTGAGCTTGTAGAAGCTGGAATTCTTGTAGAGGAAAATATTGAAGAAGCGACTGCTGTGAAATTTAATCCTGTAAGTTTTGAACTTCACAAATTGATGAACTTGAAGTCCAATTCACGTTGGGCCATATGAATTATGCGATAGACGTGGACAATtcagtttttttctttgactCCTCCAACTAGGAATGGATTTTGTTAACAAGACGATCCTTAGGCCATGCTTGCCTTGAATGATATCTCACAAGCAAAGAGTTTTTATATAAGCACTCTATATATTGGTGAAGTTCACCTATGTAGTGACTTTATGCATGCTATTTGATTTGTAGGGGGCTCTTCCCTTCCTACAGTTGGCATGTCAAACACTAGGCAACATGGCACATATTCATATGCTTACAAAAGAGTCCATTACTAGGTGTTAAACAATGCATTGCTTGCCATTTTTGTTGCAGCCTATTAAACAATCATTACTCTTGTCATAATAGTTCTATGATTTATCATCGTACAAAAACAAACTCAAACATGGATACAGTTAGTCCCAAAAAAACAGATGCAAAGGATTTTGGATGCTCAGTTTGGGCATCTATAGCTTTCAACTATGCTGAAACACAAATACACTTGCATAAAGATTTATGTCCATATTCACTGGTCATAGTGCATAACTGGAGGTGTGAGTGTGGTAACTTATCAATCAAGAACATTAGCAGTTGAAAAGGCAATTTCTGAAAATGTAACTTCCAATACAAGGATATATTAAATGTTGGACTTTCCTTGAACCATGATCAGAGGAGGACCCTAACTTTTTCAGCAAAAAGGGTGCTTGACTTGTGTTACCAAGCACAGATTTTTGTTAAGGAATTTCACATGTCCAAAAATTCTTATAGCAAtttgaataaggccagatacTACCCAACTGTCAACTCTGTCTTGTGTCCTCTTTGGTTCTGATGCTATCCTAATTATTTCTACCATTTCTTTTGGCATTCCATGAATGCGCAGAACAGATGTGGATTTGAGGGGAAAGGTGAGATCTGGGTTGAAGACATTCTTAATCTTGGTGTCTCGTGAGTtgtcttattttcttttctacatTGCTTTTAACTATTTATTATATTGAAAATCTAACTGGAATTCTAGGATTTCCTAATGTTCTAAATGCTTCAATCTGATTCTCAGTTTGGTTTATGTTATATCTCCAGTGATTAAGGAAATTGATAATGTTATTACAAGAGGATGGGCCTTGTCCCAGCAACTCGTTCATAGTACTGATTTTCAGTTTTCTATCATTATAGACCTGCAAAGCTTATAGAGATTGTGAAGAAACGTTTTATTTCCCTTGGTGGAGTCATCTTGGAAGGTTACAGTGTCTCCAGCATTTGTATATATGATGATGCAGCAGTAAGTTTTCTGACAGTTGCAAAGTAATTTATTTAGGTGCATACCTTAAATCTGACTAAACCCATTAACATTTCATCATGATAATAAGCTGCTATGAGACACCATATTTCTATGACATGATATGACATGTCCCAACTTTAGTGTTGTGAGATGAGATGTCTACATGGAAGAGTGGGAAGACTAGAACTAATATATCAGATTTGGGGATAGTTTGGAAACCATGTGGTAGAATAGTGGGTCTTGGTTCGAACATGGGTAAAGAAGTCCAATTATGATATGATGTTAAGTTTTTCCAGTTTAACGTGTTAAGGTTCCATGGATCAAATTTTGTATGAGTTTTGATCTCATCCATGAACTGAGACATGGCTTTCAATATGCCAAAAAACAGGGTCACAAGACTACTTTTGAAACTAAAGCATACCCACAAAACGAAATGGAAATTGAATTTGGGTAATCAATATTCTCTGTCTATGAAGTATTAGATAACATAAATGCTTCTACCACTTTTCTGCATAGGTCTTGCAACTTGCTGAAGGAAACATTTTATCTTCTCGTCTCATCATTGACGCAATGGGGAACTTTTCCCCTGTGGTAAAACAGGTCTGGTTTCCCTTCTCCTTCATGATTGATGTGCACTTACATAGCCACCTTAAGCATATATTGGTtagattaattaatatattaaccAATATATGCGTACGTGCAAGCATGCATACA
This window of the Corylus avellana chromosome ca5, CavTom2PMs-1.0 genome carries:
- the LOC132180825 gene encoding serine/threonine protein phosphatase 2A 59 kDa regulatory subunit B' gamma isoform, which gives rise to MIKQILGKLPRKPSKSSHNDSNNDGGVNALSSLNSFSVNSSKPTPASSKSSNNGSLASHSTPVNKSNQGKKSATVAAQVGPVLASSVVYEALPSFRDVSSSEKQNLFIRKLNMCAVLFDFNDSAKNLKEKDVKRQTLVELVDYASAVTSKFNEVAMQAITKMVAANLFRTLPSPNHDGKVPEMYDPEEEEPTMDPAWPHLQIVYEFLLRFVGSPETDAKLAKRYIDHSFVLRLLELFDSEDQRERDYLKTILHRIYGKFMVHRPFIRKAINNIFYRFIFETEKHNGIAELLEILGSIINGFALPLKEEHKLFLIRALIPLHKPKCVSLYHQQLSYCITQFVEKDAKLADTVIRGLLKYWPITNSSKEVMFLGELEEVLEATQGAEFQRCMVPLFRQIGRCLNSSHFQVAERALFLWNNDHIRNLITQNRNVILPIILPALERNTRSHWNQAVQSLTLNVRKIFSDEDQALFDECLVKFQENEVKERESQEKRESTWKRLEDVAASKFISSEAVLVSRSISSTAVATSPKPRATAGS
- the LOC132182394 gene encoding uncharacterized protein LOC132182394; its protein translation is MASLTMPSSFSCFSVNSISRDCRKLSRDIGRCQGIKAMRVEKPLEELYNVRVERKVSQQRLVELGVSRWSMWKTSKCKLPWDWQVDQLVYIEEGEVRVVPEGSKKFMQFVAGDLVRYPKWFEADLWFNGPYQERYSFRAYGDD